From the Pectobacterium carotovorum genome, one window contains:
- the nudB gene encoding dihydroneopterin triphosphate diphosphatase: MVYKRPVSVLVVIYARDTGRVLMLQRRDDPEFWQSVTGSIEEGESAPYAAQREVKEEVNIDISAEALSLFDCQRCIEFELFAHLRRRYAPGVTHNTEHWFCLALPAEREVQLSEHLAYQWLDVPHAAQLTKSWSNRQAIEEFVIYPA; encoded by the coding sequence ATGGTATATAAGCGACCCGTTTCGGTTCTGGTGGTGATCTATGCCCGTGACACCGGGCGGGTGCTGATGTTGCAGCGGCGTGACGATCCTGAATTCTGGCAGTCGGTAACCGGCAGCATAGAGGAAGGGGAAAGTGCGCCGTATGCCGCACAGCGTGAAGTCAAAGAAGAAGTTAACATTGATATATCCGCGGAAGCGTTATCACTCTTTGACTGTCAGCGCTGTATTGAGTTTGAGCTATTTGCTCATTTGAGACGTCGCTATGCGCCGGGGGTTACGCACAATACCGAGCATTGGTTTTGTCTGGCGTTACCCGCTGAGCGCGAGGTGCAATTATCCGAGCATCTTGCCTACCAGTGGTTGGATGTGCCCCACGCGGCACAGTTGACCAAGTCCTGGAGCAACCGGCAGGCGATTGAGGAATTTGTTATTTATCCGGCCTGA